The proteins below are encoded in one region of Podarcis raffonei isolate rPodRaf1 chromosome 6, rPodRaf1.pri, whole genome shotgun sequence:
- the LOC128416731 gene encoding E3 ubiquitin-protein ligase RNF182-like, which produces MSPGKAKAVAPQPLVFAAHEMECKICYERFDGRSRRPKLLSCRHRVCARCLRKMVEVGEPPGTLSCPFCRQEMPLPPDRDVGRLQDDGQVLALLSCRERARKQGGGARAGGAAPSPEVLLCPSVLEPFAEGGHSSSSDCLVITLLEVPEDMAAPEGVGVLDVMRLYRPPSLTSLPCYGPLGKCQPCATWRAFPRFLVGVLCLVYFSSLPFGIYLLLVERLNLGIVLVSLVPSTLILCVFYSLCQCFCHEIFDLPS; this is translated from the coding sequence ATGTCCCCTGGCAAGGCCAAAGCGGTGGCCCCACAGCCGCTGGTCTTCGCAGCCCACGAGATGGAGTGCAAGATCTGCTATGAGCGATTTGATGGCCGCAGCCGCCGCCCCAAACTGCTGAGCTGCCGCCACCGCGTCTGCGCCCGCTGCCTGCGCAAGATGGTGGAGGTGGGCGAGCCGCCCGGGACCCTCAGCTGCCCCTTCTGCCGCCAGGAGATGCCCCTGCCGCCGGACAGGGACGTGGGGCGCCTGCAGGACGACGGGCAGGTCCTGGCTTTGCTCAGCTGCCGCGAGAGGGCCCGGAAGCAAGGAGGGGGCGCCAGGGCCGGGGGCGCGGCCCCCTCCCCGGAGGTGTTGCTGTGCCCCAGCGTCCTGGAGCCCTTTGCAGAGGGCGGGCACAGCTCCTCCTCGGACTGCCTGGTCATCACCCTCCTGGAGGTGCCCGAGGACATGGCGGCCCCCGAGGGCGTGGGGGTCCTGGACGTCATGCGCCTCTACCGCCCGCCCAGCCTGACCTCGCTGCCCTGCTACGGCCCCCTGGGCAAGTGCCAGCCCTGCGCCACGTGGCGCGCCTTCCCCCGCTTCCTCGTGGGTGTCCTCTGCCTGGTCTACTTCAGCTCTCTGCCCTTTGGCATCTACCTCCTGCTGGTGGAGCGTCTCAACCTGGGCATCGTCCTGGTGAGCCTCGTGCCCTCCACCCTCATCCTCTGCGTCTTCTACAGCCTCTGCCAGTGCTTCTGCCATGAGATCTTTGACTTGCCTTCTTGA